Proteins found in one Drosophila innubila isolate TH190305 chromosome X, UK_Dinn_1.0, whole genome shotgun sequence genomic segment:
- the LOC117794105 gene encoding 1-phosphatidylinositol 4,5-bisphosphate phosphodiesterase isoform X1: protein MTKKYEFDWIIPVPPELTTGCVFDRWFENEKETKENDFERDALFKVDEYGFFLYWKSEGRDGDVIELCQVSDIRAGGTPKDPKILDKVTKKNGTNIPELDKRSLTICSNTDYINITYHHVICPDAATAKSWQKMLRQITHNNKATNVCPRTNLMKHWMRLSYCVEKSGKIPVKTLAKTFASGKTEKLVYTCIKDAGLPDDKNATMTKEQFTFEKFYALYHKVCPRNDIEELFTSITKGKQDYISLEQFVQFMNEKQRDPRMNEILFPLYEEKRCTEIVNDYELDEERKKSLQLSLDGFKRYLMSDENAPVFLDRLDFYMEMDQPLAHYYINSSHNTYLSGRQIGGKSSVEMYRQTLLAGCRCVELDCWNGKGEDEEPIVTHGHAYCTEILFKDCIQAIADCAFVSSEYPVILSFENHCNRAQQYKLAKYCDDFFGDLLLKEPLSDHPLDPGLPLPPPCKLKRKILIKNKRMKPEVEKVELELWLKGELKTDDDPEEDASAGKPPEAAAAPAPAPEAAAADASAEGAGGAEAEAAAANYSGSTTNVHPWLSSMVNYAQPIKFQGFDKAIEKNIAHNMSSFAESAGMNYLKQSSIDFVNYNKRQMSRIYPKGTRADSSNYMPQVFWNAGCQMVSLNFQTSDLPMQLNQGKFEYNGGCGYLLKPDFMRRADKDFDPFADAPVDGVIAACCSVKVIAGQFLSDKKVGTYVEVDMFGLPSDTVKKEFRTRLVPNNGLNPVYNEDPFVFRKVVLPDLAVLRFGVYEESGKMIGQRILPLDGLQPGYRHVSLRTEANFPMSLPMLFVNIELKIYVPDGFEDFMAMLSDPRGFAGAAKQQNEQMKALGIEEQSGGAARDAGKAKEEEKKEPPLVFEPVTLESLRQEKGFQKVGKKQIKELDTLRKKHAKERTSVQKTQNAAIDKLIKGKSKDDIRNDANIKNAINDQTKQWTDMIARHRKEEWDMLRQHVQDSQDAMKALMLTVQAAQIKQLEDRHARDIKELNAKQAKTSADTAKEVQNDKTLKTKNEKDRRLREKRQNNVKRFMEEKKQIGVKQGRAMEKLKLAHSKQVEEFSTDVQKLMDMYKIEEEAYKTQGKTEFYA, encoded by the exons ATGACCAAGAAGTACGAATTCGATTGGATCATTCCGGTTCCGCCGGAACTGACCACAGGGTGTGTCTTCGATCGCTGGTTCGAGAATGAGAAGGAAACCAAAGAGAATGATTTTGAGCGCGATGCTCTCTTCAAGGTCGATGAGTATGGATTCTTTCTCTACTGGAAGAGCGAGGGTAGA GATGGTGATGTCATCGAGTTGTGTCAAGTGAGCGATATTCGTGCCGGCGGCACTCCAAAG GATCCTAAAATTCTCGATAAGGTTACCAAAAAGAATGGCACGAATATTCCGGAACTGGATAAACGATCCCTGACCATCTGCTCGAACACGGACTATATCAATATAACATATCATCATGTTATTTGCCCGGATGCGGCAACAGCCAAG AGCTGGCAAAAGATGTTGCGTCAAATAACGCATAACAATAAAGCCACCAACGTGTGTCCTCGCACCAATCTAATGAAACA TTGGATGCGTCTCAGTTATTGTGTGGAGAAGAGCGGCAAAATTCCGGTCAAGACGTTGGCTAAAACATTCGCATCTGGTAAAACCGAGAAGCTGGTCTATACGTGCATCAAAGATGCGGGTCTGCCAGATGATAAGAATGCCACCATGACTAAGGAACAGTTCACATTCGAGAAATTCTATGCGCTATATCACAAGGTCTGTCCGCGCAATGATATCGAGGAATTGTTCACATCGAT CACCAAGGGTAAACAGGACTATATCAGTCTAGAGCAGTTTGTGCAGTTTATGAATGAGAAACAACGTGATCCGCGCATGAACGAGATTCTATTCCCATTGTACGAGGAGAAACGTTGCACAGAGATTGTCAACGATTATGAGCTAGATGAGGAAAGGAAGAAGAGCT TGCAACTCTCGTTGGACGGCTTCAAGCGTTATTTAATGTCCGATGAGAATGCGCCCGTGTTTCTGGATCGTCTCGATTTCTATATGGAAATGGATCAACCGTTGGCACATTATTACATCAACAGTTcacataatacatatttatcgGGTCGCCAGATTGGTGGTAAGAGCTCCGTCGAAATGTACCGCCAAACTTTGCTGGCCGGCTGTCGTTGTGTCGAATTGGATTGCTGGAATGGCAAGGGGGAGGATGAGGAACCAATTGTTACCCACGGTCATGCCTACTGTACGGAAATCTTGTTCAAG GATTGCATTCAGGCCATTGCGGATTGCGCGTTTGTCTCATCCGAATATCCGGTGATTCTCTCCTTCGAGAATCATTGCAATCGCGCCCAGCAATATAAGTTAGCTAAATACTGTGATGATTTCTTTGGTGATCTGCTGCTGAAGGAGCCGCTCTCGGATCATCCG TTGGATCCGGGCTTGCCGTTGCCACCACCGTGTAAACTAAAGCGCAAGATTCTCATTAAAAACAAGCGAATGAAGCCCGAGGTGGAGAAAGTCGAACTGGAGCTGTGGCTGAAGGGTGAGCTGAAGACCGACGATGATCCCGAGGAGGATGCGAGTGCTGGCAAGCCGCCAGAGGCAGCTGCCGCTCCGGCTCCTGCACCCGAGGCAGCTGCTGCCGATGCCTCCGCCGAGGGAGCGGGCGGTGCCGAGGCGGAGGCCGCTGCGGCCAATTACAGTGGTTCCACCACCAATGTGCATCCCTGGCTCTCATCAATGGTCAATTATGCGCAGCCCATTAAGTTCCAGGGCTTCGACAAGGCAATCG AAAAGAACATTGCCCACAACATGTCGTCGTTTGCGGAGTCGGCGGGCATGAATTATTTGAAGCAGAGCTCCATTGACTTTGTCAATTACAACAAGCGTCAGATGTCGCGTATTTATCCGAAGGGAACGCGAGCCGATTCCTCGAATTATATGCCGCAGGTCTTTTGGAATGCCGGTTGCCAGATGGTCTCATTGAATTTCCAGACCTCCGATTTGCCGATGCAACTGAATCAGGGCAAATTCGAGTATAATGGCGGTTGCGGTTATCTCTTAAAGCCGGACTTTATGCGACGTGCCGATAAGGATTTTGATCCGTTTGCGGATGCACCTGTGGATGGTGTAATTGCCGCCTGTTGTTCGGTGAAGGTAATTGCCGGACAGTTCTTGTCGGACAAGAAGGTGGGCACCTATGTGGAGGTGGATATGTTTGGACTGCCCTCGGATACGGTGAAGAAGGAGTTTCGTACACGTCTGGTGCCCAACAACGGCCTCAATCCGGTATACAACGAGGACCCTTTTGTATTCCGTAAAGTCGTCTTACCCGATTTGGCGGTACTACGTTTCGGTGTCTATGAGGAGAGCGGCAAGATGATTGGACAGCGAATTCTGCCCTTGGATGGTCTACAGCCGGGCTATCGTCATGTCTCGCTGCGCACGGAGGCGAACTTTCCCATGTCCTTGCCCATGTTATTTGTGAACATCGAATTGAAAATCTATGTACCTGATGGCTTTGAGGATTTCATGGCCATGCTGTCGGATCCGCGAGGATTTGCCGGCGCTGCCAAACAGCAGAATGAACAAATGAAGGCGCTGGGCATTGAGGAGCAGAGCGGCGGAGCCGCTCGGGATGCCGGTAAGGCCAAGGAGGAGGAGAAAAAGGAGCCACCGCTCGTTTTTGAGCCGGTCACCCTCGAATCGTTGCGGCAGGAGAAGGGCTTTCAGAAGGTGGGCAAAAAGCAGATCAAGGAGCTGGATACACTGCGCAAAAAACATGCCAAGGAGCGCACTTCGGTGCAGAAGACACAAAACGCGGCGATCGATAAACTGATCAAGGGCAAGAGCAAAGATGATATACGCAACGATGCGAATATCAAGAATGCCATCAATGATCAGACCAAACAATGGACGGACATGATTGCCCGGCATCGCAAGGAGGAGTGGGACATGCTCCGGCAGCATGTGCAGGACTCGCAGGATGCCATGAAGGCGCTCATGCTGACCGTGCAGGCGGCACAGATCAAACAGCTCGAGGATCGTCATGCCAG GGATATCAAGGAACTGAATGCTAAGCAGGCCAAGACATCGGCTGACACCGCCAAGGAGGTGCAGAATGACAAGACACTCAAGACGAAGAACGAGAAGGATCGTCGGCTGCGCGAGAAGCGACAGAACAATGTCAAGCGTTTCATGGAGGAGAAAAAG CAAATCGGCGTTAAACAGGGACGTGCCATggagaaattgaaattggcgCATTCGAAGCAAGTTGAGGAATTTAGTACCGATGTGCAAAAG CTTATGGATATGTACAAAATCGAGGAGGAGGCCTATAAAACCCAAGGAAAAACGGAATTTTATGCTTAA
- the LOC117794105 gene encoding 1-phosphatidylinositol 4,5-bisphosphate phosphodiesterase isoform X2: protein MTKKYEFDWIIPVPPELTTGCVFDRWFENEKETKENDFERDALFKVDEYGFFLYWKSEGRDGDVIELCQVSDIRAGGTPKDPKILDKVTKKNGTNIPELDKRSLTICSNTDYINITYHHVICPDAATAKIWLDGIRKITHNVKANNICPMMCLRKHWMRLSYCVEKSGKIPVKTLAKTFASGKTEKLVYTCIKDAGLPDDKNATMTKEQFTFEKFYALYHKVCPRNDIEELFTSITKGKQDYISLEQFVQFMNEKQRDPRMNEILFPLYEEKRCTEIVNDYELDEERKKSLQLSLDGFKRYLMSDENAPVFLDRLDFYMEMDQPLAHYYINSSHNTYLSGRQIGGKSSVEMYRQTLLAGCRCVELDCWNGKGEDEEPIVTHGHAYCTEILFKDCIQAIADCAFVSSEYPVILSFENHCNRAQQYKLAKYCDDFFGDLLLKEPLSDHPLDPGLPLPPPCKLKRKILIKNKRMKPEVEKVELELWLKGELKTDDDPEEDASAGKPPEAAAAPAPAPEAAAADASAEGAGGAEAEAAAANYSGSTTNVHPWLSSMVNYAQPIKFQGFDKAIEKNIAHNMSSFAESAGMNYLKQSSIDFVNYNKRQMSRIYPKGTRADSSNYMPQVFWNAGCQMVSLNFQTSDLPMQLNQGKFEYNGGCGYLLKPDFMRRADKDFDPFADAPVDGVIAACCSVKVIAGQFLSDKKVGTYVEVDMFGLPSDTVKKEFRTRLVPNNGLNPVYNEDPFVFRKVVLPDLAVLRFGVYEESGKMIGQRILPLDGLQPGYRHVSLRTEANFPMSLPMLFVNIELKIYVPDGFEDFMAMLSDPRGFAGAAKQQNEQMKALGIEEQSGGAARDAGKAKEEEKKEPPLVFEPVTLESLRQEKGFQKVGKKQIKELDTLRKKHAKERTSVQKTQNAAIDKLIKGKSKDDIRNDANIKNAINDQTKQWTDMIARHRKEEWDMLRQHVQDSQDAMKALMLTVQAAQIKQLEDRHARDIKELNAKQAKTSADTAKEVQNDKTLKTKNEKDRRLREKRQNNVKRFMEEKKQIGVKQGRAMEKLKLAHSKQVEEFSTDVQKLMDMYKIEEEAYKTQGKTEFYA, encoded by the exons ATGACCAAGAAGTACGAATTCGATTGGATCATTCCGGTTCCGCCGGAACTGACCACAGGGTGTGTCTTCGATCGCTGGTTCGAGAATGAGAAGGAAACCAAAGAGAATGATTTTGAGCGCGATGCTCTCTTCAAGGTCGATGAGTATGGATTCTTTCTCTACTGGAAGAGCGAGGGTAGA GATGGTGATGTCATCGAGTTGTGTCAAGTGAGCGATATTCGTGCCGGCGGCACTCCAAAG GATCCTAAAATTCTCGATAAGGTTACCAAAAAGAATGGCACGAATATTCCGGAACTGGATAAACGATCCCTGACCATCTGCTCGAACACGGACTATATCAATATAACATATCATCATGTTATTTGCCCGGATGCGGCAACAGCCAAG ATCTGGCTAGATGGCATACGAAAAATAACCCATAATGTCAAAGCGAATAATATTTGTCCCATGATGTGTCTGAGAAAACA TTGGATGCGTCTCAGTTATTGTGTGGAGAAGAGCGGCAAAATTCCGGTCAAGACGTTGGCTAAAACATTCGCATCTGGTAAAACCGAGAAGCTGGTCTATACGTGCATCAAAGATGCGGGTCTGCCAGATGATAAGAATGCCACCATGACTAAGGAACAGTTCACATTCGAGAAATTCTATGCGCTATATCACAAGGTCTGTCCGCGCAATGATATCGAGGAATTGTTCACATCGAT CACCAAGGGTAAACAGGACTATATCAGTCTAGAGCAGTTTGTGCAGTTTATGAATGAGAAACAACGTGATCCGCGCATGAACGAGATTCTATTCCCATTGTACGAGGAGAAACGTTGCACAGAGATTGTCAACGATTATGAGCTAGATGAGGAAAGGAAGAAGAGCT TGCAACTCTCGTTGGACGGCTTCAAGCGTTATTTAATGTCCGATGAGAATGCGCCCGTGTTTCTGGATCGTCTCGATTTCTATATGGAAATGGATCAACCGTTGGCACATTATTACATCAACAGTTcacataatacatatttatcgGGTCGCCAGATTGGTGGTAAGAGCTCCGTCGAAATGTACCGCCAAACTTTGCTGGCCGGCTGTCGTTGTGTCGAATTGGATTGCTGGAATGGCAAGGGGGAGGATGAGGAACCAATTGTTACCCACGGTCATGCCTACTGTACGGAAATCTTGTTCAAG GATTGCATTCAGGCCATTGCGGATTGCGCGTTTGTCTCATCCGAATATCCGGTGATTCTCTCCTTCGAGAATCATTGCAATCGCGCCCAGCAATATAAGTTAGCTAAATACTGTGATGATTTCTTTGGTGATCTGCTGCTGAAGGAGCCGCTCTCGGATCATCCG TTGGATCCGGGCTTGCCGTTGCCACCACCGTGTAAACTAAAGCGCAAGATTCTCATTAAAAACAAGCGAATGAAGCCCGAGGTGGAGAAAGTCGAACTGGAGCTGTGGCTGAAGGGTGAGCTGAAGACCGACGATGATCCCGAGGAGGATGCGAGTGCTGGCAAGCCGCCAGAGGCAGCTGCCGCTCCGGCTCCTGCACCCGAGGCAGCTGCTGCCGATGCCTCCGCCGAGGGAGCGGGCGGTGCCGAGGCGGAGGCCGCTGCGGCCAATTACAGTGGTTCCACCACCAATGTGCATCCCTGGCTCTCATCAATGGTCAATTATGCGCAGCCCATTAAGTTCCAGGGCTTCGACAAGGCAATCG AAAAGAACATTGCCCACAACATGTCGTCGTTTGCGGAGTCGGCGGGCATGAATTATTTGAAGCAGAGCTCCATTGACTTTGTCAATTACAACAAGCGTCAGATGTCGCGTATTTATCCGAAGGGAACGCGAGCCGATTCCTCGAATTATATGCCGCAGGTCTTTTGGAATGCCGGTTGCCAGATGGTCTCATTGAATTTCCAGACCTCCGATTTGCCGATGCAACTGAATCAGGGCAAATTCGAGTATAATGGCGGTTGCGGTTATCTCTTAAAGCCGGACTTTATGCGACGTGCCGATAAGGATTTTGATCCGTTTGCGGATGCACCTGTGGATGGTGTAATTGCCGCCTGTTGTTCGGTGAAGGTAATTGCCGGACAGTTCTTGTCGGACAAGAAGGTGGGCACCTATGTGGAGGTGGATATGTTTGGACTGCCCTCGGATACGGTGAAGAAGGAGTTTCGTACACGTCTGGTGCCCAACAACGGCCTCAATCCGGTATACAACGAGGACCCTTTTGTATTCCGTAAAGTCGTCTTACCCGATTTGGCGGTACTACGTTTCGGTGTCTATGAGGAGAGCGGCAAGATGATTGGACAGCGAATTCTGCCCTTGGATGGTCTACAGCCGGGCTATCGTCATGTCTCGCTGCGCACGGAGGCGAACTTTCCCATGTCCTTGCCCATGTTATTTGTGAACATCGAATTGAAAATCTATGTACCTGATGGCTTTGAGGATTTCATGGCCATGCTGTCGGATCCGCGAGGATTTGCCGGCGCTGCCAAACAGCAGAATGAACAAATGAAGGCGCTGGGCATTGAGGAGCAGAGCGGCGGAGCCGCTCGGGATGCCGGTAAGGCCAAGGAGGAGGAGAAAAAGGAGCCACCGCTCGTTTTTGAGCCGGTCACCCTCGAATCGTTGCGGCAGGAGAAGGGCTTTCAGAAGGTGGGCAAAAAGCAGATCAAGGAGCTGGATACACTGCGCAAAAAACATGCCAAGGAGCGCACTTCGGTGCAGAAGACACAAAACGCGGCGATCGATAAACTGATCAAGGGCAAGAGCAAAGATGATATACGCAACGATGCGAATATCAAGAATGCCATCAATGATCAGACCAAACAATGGACGGACATGATTGCCCGGCATCGCAAGGAGGAGTGGGACATGCTCCGGCAGCATGTGCAGGACTCGCAGGATGCCATGAAGGCGCTCATGCTGACCGTGCAGGCGGCACAGATCAAACAGCTCGAGGATCGTCATGCCAG GGATATCAAGGAACTGAATGCTAAGCAGGCCAAGACATCGGCTGACACCGCCAAGGAGGTGCAGAATGACAAGACACTCAAGACGAAGAACGAGAAGGATCGTCGGCTGCGCGAGAAGCGACAGAACAATGTCAAGCGTTTCATGGAGGAGAAAAAG CAAATCGGCGTTAAACAGGGACGTGCCATggagaaattgaaattggcgCATTCGAAGCAAGTTGAGGAATTTAGTACCGATGTGCAAAAG CTTATGGATATGTACAAAATCGAGGAGGAGGCCTATAAAACCCAAGGAAAAACGGAATTTTATGCTTAA
- the LOC117792806 gene encoding uncharacterized protein LOC117792806 — MTVPMSEVIYYFKENLAYTEDHVLVKNLVFKCAENLEAQLIQKHFETFGCVVELHLFPSEDKKITGYVLFENALNAANVLKRELHKVNKYCVTVQPNYSWFQPDADKLPDNFDPNETAGILKLNDYCLEHIFQKLSITDRIHFARTCYRFQCIYEGMSPMLDKCIDFQIIKEMTALELHDFFQLSGRYIKQIIGEIPDQYFQLGDNKLKMFANLKSLQSLEIMQFELNSRDLQVFEHLSQLKKLRILDLKMESADHLNYLPKSIESFSVDYFEGWQHSNLLVNIFDRLPLLRELHIPHNTLESPCVEQLINDKCCESLEILSIGCDDFERADYHQRFA, encoded by the coding sequence ATGACTGTGCCGATGTCTGAagtcatatattattttaaagagaaCCTGGCCTACACGGAAGATCATGTGTTGGTGAAGAATCTGGTTTTTAAATGCGCAGAAAATCTGGAGGCGCAGCTGATTCAAAAGCATTTTGAGACTTTTGGATGCGTTGTAGAATTGCATCTGTTTCCGAGtgaagataaaaaaataactggcTATGTTCTCTTTGAGAATGCTCTTAATGCTGCCAATGTATTGAAGAGAGAGTTGCATAAAGTCAATAAATACTGTGTAACAGTTCAGCCCAATTACAGTTGGTTTCAACCAGATGCTGACAAATTGCCGGATAATTTTGATCCTAATGAAACTGCaggcattttaaaattaaacgatTATTGCCTGGAACATATATTCCAAAAACTATCGATAACTGATCGCATTCACTTTGCACGCACCTGCTATCGTTTTCAATGCATTTATGAGGGAATGTCGCCGATGTTGGACAAATGTatcgattttcaaataattaaggAAATGACTGCGTTGGAATtgcatgatttttttcaactttccggACGTTATATAAAGCAAATAATAGGTGAAATACCAGATCAGTACTTTCAACTCGgtgataataaattaaaaatgtttgcaaatcTCAAAAGTCTTCAAAGTCTGGAAATAATGCAATTCGAACTTAACAGTAGAGATCTGCAAGTATTTGAACATTTGAGTCAGCTTAAGAAATTGCGTATATTGGAtttaaaaatggaaagtgccgatcatttaaattatctgCCAAAGTCTATAGAGTCATTTTCAGTGGATTACTTCGAGGGCTGGCAACACTCAAACTTGttagttaatatttttgacagGTTACCGTTGCTTAGGGAATTGCATATACCGCACAATACCCTCGAATCACCCTGTGTCGAGCAACTTATCAACGACAAATGCTGTGAATCCTTGGAGATTCTCTCCATTGGCTGTGATGATTTTGAGCGGGCTGATTATCATCAGAGATTTGCCTGA
- the LOC117781992 gene encoding glutaredoxin-related protein 5, mitochondrial, with amino-acid sequence MNRIFQILLRPSVTGNMATAARVNSLVACVNPRWYSADAAAPPAALDKPTLDKLVRTNKVVVFMKGNPQAPRCGFSNAVVQIMRMHGVQYDAHDVLQNEALRQGIKEYTDWPTIPQVFINGEFVGGCDIMMQMHQSGDLIEELKKVGIVSELLKAEETKDDANK; translated from the exons atgaatagaattttccaaattttattgCGCCCAAGTGTGACCGGCAACATGGCGACTGCAGCGCGCGTTAACTCATTGGTGGCGTGTGTTAACCCACGTTGGTACAGCGCGGACGCAGCTGCTCCGCCGGCAGCATTGGACAAACCCACATTGGACAAGCTGGTGCGCACCAACAAAGTGGTCGTATTCATGAAGGGCAATCCTCAAGCTCCACGCTGCGGTTTCAGCAACGCCGTCGTCCAAATAATGCGCATGCATGGCGTCCAATACGATGCACACGATGTCCTACAGAACGAGGCACTGCGGCAAG GCATTAAGGAGTACACTGACTGGCCAACAATTCCGCAAGTGTTCATCAATGGTGAATTCGTGGGCGGCTGTGACATCATGATGCAGATGCACCAAAGTGGTGACCTCATCGAGGAGCTCAAAAAGGTGGGAATCGTTTCGGAGCTGCTCAAGGCGGAGGAGACCAAAGACGATGCcaacaaataa